In the Chlamydiota bacterium genome, CGCTGATCCATCCGTCCGGCGTCGTCGCCCCCGAGGGCTTGAAGTCGATGTACAGGATCGTAGACGTCAACTGGTAGAAGGCGCTCACCGAGGACCAGTCGCTGTACACCACGCACAGCTTTGCAGCCGTTTGCGCGCACGGGCCAAACGAAGAATCACGGCGGTAGAGGTCCATCCCGGTGTAGCTGTCGTAGGAGCCGCCGCCGCGCTCGCAAAACGTGCTCACCGTGCCGTCCGACTCAATCTTGTAGATCTTCCCGTTGTTTGAGTCGGACACGAAGCAATATCCGGACGAATGCCAGGCGACTTTATAGCCTCCGTCGAGCAGCGCGATCTGCTGCGCGTCGTTTTCGCCCAGCGCGGTCTCCGTTTGCAGCGCCTGCGCCAGCGCCGCCGCAGAGTACTTCAGCAGCGCGAAGCTGTTCGGCGGGGGCGGGTATGCGCCGGTCCCCCTGACGTAATAGAGATTCCCGCTGTCATCGACGTCGATGGGGCCGGACGGCGTGTCCGGTATCTCGACCACCACCGTCCTGATCCCGGTATCCAGGTCCCAGTGATAAATCCTGTTGGGGCCGGACTCCCATGTCTGGGGGTTGTATTCGGGGTTCGCGCTGAGATAGCAGTAGTGGTCGTCGATGAAGGAGAGGTCGTTGTTGTACGCAACGGTCGCGATCTGCACCACGCTGTGGCCGGAAAGATCGATGTGGCGGATGACGCCGTTACTGCTCTCGCCGAAGATGGCAAACCCGCCCGAAGGACTCACCCGGACGAATGAGCCGTAGACCCCCGACCCGAGCGCGTAGAGCTGCTGCGGGGCCGAGGGCACGCCGTCACCGTTCGCATCGACCTCGACGAGGTAGCCTGTCGTGGGATACCCAAGATCCTGGTAGATGCCGAGGATATCACCCCCCGGTAGGTAGTCGATCCCGCCGCCGCAATTCGCGTTGATCGACTCCACCGTGTATCCCATCGGGACTTGGATTTGCGCCGGACTTTCCGCGACGGTCAACGCTGTCAACAACAGAAACAACATCCGTGCCTTGTGCATCACTGCCTCCTTTCACGTTGATACGCTTGCGTCCTGTCTCGTGTATACGAAAGCTGCCCCCCCCGCAACTCATGAAAGGAACGACGGTTTTCACGACGCTCATGAGGCATGCCGGATTCGTGAAAAAAAAGACCAGCTCTTCCGGTGGGGGATGGCTGGTCTTCCGACATTCAAGGACCTCTCCTACCCCGAAGAAGCACCCCATGAGGTATCCTGGCTTGCGGTTCGCACACATCATTCCCGGGCCTTCCCAGCGCAGCAACCGAGGATCCTCGATTTGAATCCTCGATCCATTGCACCAGTGACCTGGGAGCGTGTCCATCGCCGCTCACAGTTGCGGGGGCAGCAGCGGAATTTCACCGCTTTCCCTCAATTGAAACGCGCATTTTTCAAAGAACGTCACTTCCGCAGACCGGTGTTACACACAGAAATCGATGCGGCGCATGCCCCACAACCTCGAAGCGCCCGCGCCGCTACTCCTTGATGGTAAACCTGGCGCTCACGTCCAGGAAGGCGCTCCCCCGGCCCGTGATCGGGCCACACAGGTCGAAAAACGCGGCGACGATCTCATACTCCCCGCGCGGGGCGCCCGCGGGGATGGCAACCGAGACGAGCCTGTAGTTGAACGGGGCCGCGAGCCCAGGCATGAACGTCACGAACGGCTCTACGGGGCCGAGCGTCACCGCGTCGATCATCGAGCCGTCCGGCAAGATGAACACCGAATATACGGAGAACGGCAGGCGGATCGTCTCGTACAGGGCGAAGTCCGCCGTCATCGTCCGCCCCGGAGCGAATAAGGGCGCATTGAGTCTGATCTCTGCTTGGACATCGGGTGTGGGGGTGGGGGTGGGCGTCACAGTCGGTTCGGGGGTGGGAGTCCCTCCGAAGGCCTCGTAGTTGACAGCGACGACCGCGTCAAGATCGAATCCGGCATTGTAGCCGGAGAAGTAATTGCCCGGATCGTCGATCGGCGTTCCGTTGCGATCGAGCATCTCCGATGAGGTTCCTGGTTTTCCGGTGTCGGTAAGCCGGATGTAGCACGCCCAGTCGAGGCCTATGTCCAACAGGTCAAAAGAATCGCCTCCCGATACCGACGGGTCCGACGGGTCGATGCCGGTGTCCGGGAGGGCGAGAACCGGCATCACGCCCGCCATTCCTCTCCATCGTTCTTCGGGAGAGGCTGCAGGAGTATATTCCATCTCGAACGCATAGTAGTTGACCCCGTCCTTGCCTGCCTCCACGCGCGCGGTTTCGGCGAATATTTCGGGTCCGCCGGCGATGTAGAAAGAATTTTCGAAAATTGTGAAGTCCACTCCCGGCCCATCGATTATCCGCCCCTTCGAGAACTTAAGGGTTATGGACCCACCGTCGCCCAGCGAGGCCACATCCCAGGTGCCCCCCGGGTAGCCCAATACGATATCTGGAAGCGCAGCATGACCGTATGAAGCGCCCGGGGCGAAATTCGTCGCGTACACCTCGTCGGCGCCGGGGCCGGCGAAAACAGGCACGGCTGTGCCGGCCTGACATGCCGCTGTGATGATCATATACATCACCGTCCGTAATGCGCTTGTATCTCTCCGGTTCATTCGAGTTCTCACTGGCGTTCGCGGAATGCAATGCGGAAACAATTTGCCCTCCAGGAAATGCGCGCGGGTCGCCGCAGATCCACTGGCATTTTGAAAACTAAATATTCCGACGCACGATCTGCTGCCATGGCCAGATATATCTCCGGTTACGAACAAAAAAACCCCATCCTCACGAGGAGAATGGGGCTTCGATAGCCGCCACAAGCAACAATGCCTTTCAGCAGGACGCATTGCCGCATCCCTGATGGCATCAGGCTGCTACTCACTCAATCCCAATCGCGAGGATCATGTGTGAACATTTGCTCTGATTCGTCTTCTGGCTTCCGGGCCTACCCACGTCTGAACAGCCTTCCCATCCCCGAAACAGGACAGTGACTGCCCATGGGTGTTGAACACCGGTTACAGCAGCGCGTCTGCGGCGGATTTTCACCGCACTTCCGAGAAATCAGAGCAGATACACTTGAGAAAGAACCGCTGAATATAGTTAGTTAACCAAATATCTCTTTCCAGAGTCAACACAAATATTATTGTTCCGGATCAATAAAAGCCGGACCAGTGGGAACAATTAAAGATCGGCAACCACGAGTACGCGGCGGCGATGGTCTCCGGGTGCAGCGGGACGAGCACTGGAGTTTGCCCTGACGCCGTTCTGATCGCCCCATCCCGCGCATGGCCCCCTCCCGACGCTCGCCGGCATGCCCGACGCCTGCGGCACCGCCGAAAACCTCCAAATAATATGAGGTGATGGGAGGAAGTGCTGATCAGGCGAGGGTGACGAAGGAGGGATGAGTGGAGAGGCGGTAGCCCTTGGAACGGTCGCATTCGATGAACTTCTCGCCGTCGCGGTCGCGGAGGGCGGGGCGGAGGCGGTCGCGGAGCTGGCTGTAGCGCTGGCGGTGCTCGACGTCGATGTCTAAAGCTTGTCCATGAAATCCTCAGGCGCTATCCTCGCCTGCCTGAGGATCCCACGAAGGGCGCCGATCGCGAGTTCCTTGTGGAGGGGGACCACGCAGCCGATGTCCCCCTTGGGAGTCCTCTTCCGGTGGACGATGTGGCTCCCGCGCTGTCGCGCCTGAACGAAACCGCAACGCTCCTGCGCCCGGACGGCCTCTCCGCCGGATACGCGCCGGAGCTTAGGCATGCGCGACCTCGAAGGTGGTAACGAGGGGAGGGCTTGTTTCGGCGATCGGAAACTCCTCGAGATATAGCTCCGTCGCTTCCTTGAGGTTGGTAATCGCCTCCTCGACGGTGTGGCCCTGGCTCACCGTGCCGACCTCAGGGCACTCGGCGACATAGAGGTTCGCCTCTTTGTGAAGGATTGCGGTAAAGGTCTTGTAGGTCATATGGGCACCCCCACATGGTTATTGCGCCTCAAGATGGCGTGGCACTCAAGCCAATCTCCGCGTTAACAGAAAAGGGGGAGGCCGGAATGGCCTCCCCCTGGAAATCTCTGGCGGGGACGACGGATGTCCCGGAGCGTTGCCAGTGATTATCGATACGGTGAAAATTGCATTCAGGACGGTCCGAGACGGACATAGGAGGATATGCGTGTGCAGGGCGTAAAGGGCGCTGCTGGCACGGCGAGGCGAGGGCGTGAACCATCGGGCATCAGGTGCCTTACACGGTGTTCAGGAGTCGGCCGTGTTAGGCAACTTCATATTGCCTCGCGTTGCCTAACGGGGTAAGATAGTCTCCGAGATGTTAGGCAACCGGGGGTGATGGATGAGCGCGCTGAGACCCATTTTGAAGGAAGAACGGCAGCGGCTCGAGTGCCTGTGCCGCAGATACCGGGCGGAGATAGGAAAGCTCCCGAAGGGGTCCATCTCGGAAAAGGACAGGAAGGGTCGTCTCTACGCCTATCTCGCGTTCAGGGACAGAGGGAAAGTCGTCTTCAGATACCTTGGGGGGGTCCGGTCGGCGCAGGTGGCGGAGATGAGGGAGAAGATCCAGTCCCGGAGGCAATTCGAATTGCTTTTCAAGAAGGCGCAGGCCAATCTCAAGGAACTGAAGAGGGCTCTCCGTGAGTGAGCAACGCCGGCTTTCCCTCAAGGTGCTCAAGGAGTTCCACAAGGCGGGCGTCCTGAAGGACCTCGTCCTCATCGGAAGCTGGTGCCACTACTTCTACCGGGCTTACTTCAACGATGCCCCGGAGATACCCCTGGTGCGTACACTGGACCTCGATTTCCTGATTCCAAAACGACAACTCGCGAAGACAAAGGCCGACGTCCCGGAGGTCCTCGCCGGCTTGGGATTCGAGCCGCTCCGGCAGTATCCGTCCGGCCTCGTGAAGTACGGGCACCCCGACCTCGAGGTTGAATTCCTCGTGCCGGAGCGGGGGAGGGGAGAGGACAGGCCGGTCAGGATTGATGCGCTGGGCATCAATGCACAGGCACTCAGGTTCCTCGGCATCCTGGGAGACCACACGATGGAGGTGAGGCACGAAGGGCTTCCGATCCGGCTCCCCGAACCCGCCGCGTACGTCCTGCACAAGTTCATCATCGCCCGGCGGAGGGCACGGCCGGAGAAGGAGGAGCGGGATCTTCTCGCCGCGAAGGAGCTGGGCGAGTTCCTCCTTGGAGATGCGGTTCAGCGGGTTAAGCTGCGGGAGATATTCACGGACCTCCCGCTGAAGTGGCGGCGAAAGGTCCTCGACAGCGTGAAGAGCGAGTCCAAGCCCTTGTACGATTGTCTGACAAACCCCTTCTGAGATCTGCTGGCCGCGACGGCACTCGCCTTCGGAGAACCCGTTTTCGCCACCGGCGAGCGAAAAGGGGGAGGACCTAAGTGGCAATAGATCCTCCCCTTGAAAAATGCTGGCGGGGACGACGGATGTCTCGGAGCGTTCCCAGTGATTATCGATACCGTGAGGATCGTGTTCCGGACTGTCCGGGACGGGCATAGGAGGATATGCCGCGGCAGTCGCAGAACGAGATGCCTGGCAAGGTACGGCTGTGGCATTTGGGCAGCGTCAACAGCCGAGGATCCATGCGAGCAGGATCGCCAGGAGTCCAGATGCGAGCGTCACGAGCACCCAACTGGACAGCACCACCAGCAGGAGCCTCGAGTTGAGCGCCCTCGATCCTTTGGCGACCCCCACTCCCGCGACCGCCCCCACGATCGCCTGTGCCGAGGAAACCGGGACGTGCAGATGGGTGAAGATGTGCAGGACGATCGAGTGGGCGAAGACCGCGACGAGCGCGGAGAAGGGGTCCAGCGCCGTGATCCTCTCCCCGATGGTCCGCATCACCTTCCGGCTGTAGGTGAGGGCCCCGAGCGCGATCCCCGCCCCGCCGGTCAGGGCGGCAAGGAACGCGGCCATCGACGTCGAGGGATCGCCGAACAGGCCCGCCTTGAAATAGGGGCCGGTGGTGACGACGACGTTGTTCGCGCCGAGCGTGTAGGCCCCGTAGCACCCGCTGACGACGAAGCCGGCCTTGTAGATCGCGCTCAGCAGCGCCGCGTTGGACACCCTCCGGAGGAGGGGGGCGGCGCCCCTCAGGCACACGAAGGCGATGAGCGCGGCGAAGACGGGCGTGACGGCCCAGCAGAGGGCCCACCCGCCCAGCTTCGCCCACTCCGACCCGGCGGCGCCGCTCGACCAGACCGCGGCGCCCATCATCCCCCCCGCGGCGGCCTGGGAGGCGGAGGCGGGCAGGCTGAGATAGGTCAGGACGAACATCGCCGCCGCCGCGGCCCCCGTCGAGGCGAGGGCCAGGCGCGGCGAGACGGAGCCGGAGAATGAATACGACTCGTACAGCGCGGGTCCCTCCGCCGCCGCGCCGATGGTCGCGAAGACCGCGATGAGGATGACGGCCGTCCTGAACCGCATCGAGCGCGTTCCCACGGCGGTGCCGAACACGTTGGCGCTGTTGTTCGCGCCGAGGCTCCAGGCGAGGAAGAGACCCCCAATGAGCGTGGTGCCGACGTACATAGGGTGCCTGTCGTGAGCGGTTACGGACGGAGGAGGACGACCAGCTTCTTCAGGGACATATCCATCGCGTAGAGGGCGTCCGTGAGCGGCGCCAGGAACACGGCCTCGCCGAGGTTCTGGTCCCGGGCCACGTCCTCGAACCGGGCTATCCTGGCGAGGGACCCCTGCAGTGTCTCGCCGGCCTTCCGCATATCGGTGCCCAGGTACGCCCAGGCGCACAGGAAGAGCTCGACGATCCCCCCCAGCGCGATGAAGACGTCCGAGAGGTTCGCGAGCTTGTATCGCTCCTCGGCCTTGAGCGACGCGAGGAATGCGACGAGGTCGTCCAGGTGCCGGGAGAGGGTCACCAGGCCGCCGGATATCTCGAGGAAATGCGGACGGAAGAACGGCAGCGTGTCGTTGTGCGCCAAGTCCCTGAACGCCGCCGTGTGAAGCTCGGCCATCTCGCCGCGCAGGGAGGACGGCGTGGACAGGAGGTCCGGCCTCCGGAGCGTTTCGACGATCCGCGCGTGCAGGGCGTTGATCTGCCGTTCGATGATGGACATCGACTTGATGGAGAGAATCATCGCCTCCTCCTCCCGATGGTGGACTACCCGCGTCGCTTCACCGCCATATCGACGAGCAAGTTACGTGCCAACGGTTCGCCGAGCGCGGATTCGCCGATTGATTGCGAGCCGGGCAGGCGGAGAAGGGATGCGGATCGAAGGCGACGCGGGACCGATGGCGAGGCGGGAGGACGGACGAACAGGCGCCTATGTGCAGCGCCCTGCACACAGGATGCAACGCCTTGCACGGCAGTGCGCTCAGGTGATCTGATATTCCTTCAGCTTGTACTGGAGCTTCCGGAGGCTGATGCGGAGGCGTTCCGCCGCCTTGGCCCTGCTGCCGTTCTCCTGCTGGAGGACCTTGAGTATCACGTCGCGTTCGAAATCCCCGAGCAGCTTCCGGAGCGGCGCGTCCCTGGTCTCCGCGGGAGGGGGGACGATGGAGGCGAGATTGCGCAACCGTGTCGGAAGGAGGTCCACGGTGAGCACGGGTGATTCCATAAGGATGAACGCCCGTTCGATCACGTTCTCCAACTCGCGGACGTTGCCGGGCCAGGGGTACTCGCGGAAGATCTCCCGCACGTCGGGGGATATCTCCGGGACCGCCTTGCGCCACCGCTCCGCGTACCGCTCGAAGAAATGCCGCGCGAGCGGTTCGATGTCCTCCGTCCTCTCGCGGAGGGGAGGCAGATGGATTTCCACCACGTTCAGGCGCCAGTAGAGGTCCTCCCTGAAGAGACCCTTGTCGACCATCTCCCTGAGGTTCCGATTCGTCGAGGCGACGATCCGCACGTCCACCGCCGTCTCGCGATTCGAGCCGAGCTTCACGAATGTCTTCTGCTCGAGGACGCGGAGGAACTTCGCCTGGAGCGCGAGGCCGAGCTCGCCGATTTCGTCGAGGAAGAGCGTGCCGCCGGTCGCGTACTCGAACTTGCCCTCGCGGTCCTGCAGAGCGCCGGTGAAGGCTCCCTTGACGTGGCCGAAGAGCTCGCTTTCGAGTAGCGGCTCCGGTATCGCCGCGCAATTGATGGGCACGAAGCGGTTCCTCCCGCGCGGGCCCGAGTAGTGCAGGGTTCTCGCCGCGAGCTCCTTCCCCGTGCCGCTCTCGCCCGTGAGGAGGACGTTCGAGTCGGAATGGCGCAGCCTCTTGATGAGATT is a window encoding:
- a CDS encoding addiction module toxin, HicA family; translation: MPKLRRVSGGEAVRAQERCGFVQARQRGSHIVHRKRTPKGDIGCVVPLHKELAIGALRGILRQARIAPEDFMDKL
- a CDS encoding type II toxin-antitoxin system HicB family antitoxin, with protein sequence MTYKTFTAILHKEANLYVAECPEVGTVSQGHTVEEAITNLKEATELYLEEFPIAETSPPLVTTFEVAHA
- a CDS encoding inorganic phosphate transporter, whose product is MYVGTTLIGGLFLAWSLGANNSANVFGTAVGTRSMRFRTAVILIAVFATIGAAAEGPALYESYSFSGSVSPRLALASTGAAAAAMFVLTYLSLPASASQAAAGGMMGAAVWSSGAAGSEWAKLGGWALCWAVTPVFAALIAFVCLRGAAPLLRRVSNAALLSAIYKAGFVVSGCYGAYTLGANNVVVTTGPYFKAGLFGDPSTSMAAFLAALTGGAGIALGALTYSRKVMRTIGERITALDPFSALVAVFAHSIVLHIFTHLHVPVSSAQAIVGAVAGVGVAKGSRALNSRLLLVVLSSWVLVTLASGLLAILLAWILGC
- a CDS encoding sigma-54-dependent Fis family transcriptional regulator; amino-acid sequence: MKKVLIIEDERVACDNLGRFLSKKGYEPACVYTFAEARDRIRSERCDIYVVDVRLPDGNGLEIIPAIRGSGRDAIIIILTAYATVENAVSALKSGADHYLIKPIDPEELLAVVKKEEERLCVQQGTIAPRAEIPSLHGNEALIGTSPAMLPVLNLIKRLRHSDSNVLLTGESGTGKELAARTLHYSGPRGRNRFVPINCAAIPEPLLESELFGHVKGAFTGALQDREGKFEYATGGTLFLDEIGELGLALQAKFLRVLEQKTFVKLGSNRETAVDVRIVASTNRNLREMVDKGLFREDLYWRLNVVEIHLPPLRERTEDIEPLARHFFERYAERWRKAVPEISPDVREIFREYPWPGNVRELENVIERAFILMESPVLTVDLLPTRLRNLASIVPPPAETRDAPLRKLLGDFERDVILKVLQQENGSRAKAAERLRISLRKLQYKLKEYQIT